A stretch of Arachis hypogaea cultivar Tifrunner chromosome 15, arahy.Tifrunner.gnm2.J5K5, whole genome shotgun sequence DNA encodes these proteins:
- the LOC112751192 gene encoding uncharacterized protein has translation MFDGLLGRGFAAKCKSLIKQTKNRIDVIRRRRKATEKFLKRDIADLLANRLEDNAYNRAEGLIAELTLSSCYDFIEQSCDFVLKHLSVLQKLSGCPEECREAISTLMFAAARFSDLPELRDLRQMFQERYGDLECYVNQEFAANLNSKIFTLEMKVRLMQDIASEFSIKWDSKAFELRMSKSVAFAQGKNTVKHNHPTDNKPLHENDAASKGVKHDIFLQRSPGYPNDEHRLHYGKEAVVSKRDENHLRYKSKQPENGFNQPNSCDEVSQKRDGRSDPSPQRVDVTSKKSDRGYWKEGSMLKPTGSSSQDNIVEQFQGGSNLHNSWGNAIPLRESKDTATSRKSPGRAGFPSSNNANEPFAHGGVHERQAQRDETPRVKSYYNNAIPPPYVKHNSKRTIRENNLVSSGIPAYPSAPENPNAGSSSERTQLGSDNSEQDQQANGHSRPNKQIHENELSVREDAAEAPALKHKSVRRKHSKSRSNNDDGSNEDAEVGRKSRSRRRDESKRGLQILFDDERHKTDEDERIIDRLLIHYSKKPSIPLPEKSRRKSKTRHGHQIDNSSVKNGTLGGPDETPGIATHPPRSASLPHEESGAMEVNKVKLFNRAATFQADGSKEARHVHPKLPDYDDLAARMAALRGS, from the exons ATGTTCGACGGCCTCCTCGGTCGGGGATTCGCCGCGAAATG caaATCGTTGATTAAACAGACGAAGAATCGGATCGATGTgataaggaggaggaggaaggcgACGGAGAAGTTTCTTAAGAGAGACATCGCTGATCTGCTTGCGAATCGTTTAGAGGACAATGCTTACAACAGa GCTGAAGGGTTGATTGCTGAGTTGACACTGTCATCTTGTTATGATTTTATTGAGCAATCATGCGATTTTGTGTTGAAACACCTCTCAGTGCTGCAGAAACTAAG TGGATGCCCTGAGGAATGTAGGGAGGCTATATCCACTCTGATGTTTGCCGCGGCAAGATTTTCTGATTTACCAGAGTTGCGTGATCTTCGGCAAATGTTTCAGGAGAGATACGGGGACCTAGAATGTTATGTTAATCAAGAG TTTGCAGCAAATTTGAATTCGAAGATTTTTACACTGGAGATGAAGGTCCGCTTGATGCAGGATATTGCTTCAGAATTTTCAATAAAGTGGGACTCCAAAGCTTTTGAGCTGAGGATGTCAAAATCAGTTGCATTTGCTCAG GGAAAAAATACAGTCAAGCATAATCATCCGACTGATAATAAACCATTACATGAAAATGATGCTGCCTCGAAAGGAGTCAAACATGATATTTTTTTACAGAGAAGTCCTGGCTATCCAAATGATGAGCACAGACTCCACTATGGCAAGGAAGCTGTTGTTTCGAAAAGAGATGAAAATCATCTTCGTTATAAATCCAAACAACCTGAAAATGGATTCAATCAGCCAAATAGTTGTGACGAGGTCTCTCAGAAAAGGGATGGTCGCAGTGATCCGTCACCACAAAGGGTAGATGTTACATCTAAGAAGAGTGATAGAGGATATTGGAAGGAGGGTAGTATGCTAAAACCAACTGGATCTTCATCTCAGGATAACATAGTGGAACAATTCCAAGGTGGTTCCAACCTGCATAATAGTTGGGGGAATGCCATCCCTTTAAGAGAAAGCAAGGACACTGCCACTTCTAGGAAGTCTCCTGGTCGTGCTGGATTTCCTTCAAGTAACAATGCGAATGAGCCATTTGCTCATGGTGGCGTACATGAGAGACAAGCCCAAAGGGATGAAACTCCTAGGGTAAAGTCCTACTACAATAATGCCATCCCACCCCCTTATGTCAAGCATAACTCTAAACGCACCATACGTGAAAACAACTTGGTATCTTCTGGCATCCCTGCATATCCTTCAGCACCGGAGAATCCCAATGCTGGGTCCTCATCTGAGAGGACCCAGTTGGGTTCGGATAATTCTGAACAAGATCAGCAGGCCAATGGACATTCAAGACCAAATAAACAGATTCATGAAAATGAGCTATCTGTTCGTGAAGATGCTGCGGAAGCCCCTGCATTAAAACACAAATCTGTGAGGAGGAAGCACTCAAAATCACGATCTAATAACGACGACGGCAGTAATGAAGATGCTGAAGTTGGTAGAAAATCAAGGAGCAGGAGACGAGATGAATCAAAGCGTGGCTTGCAAATCTTGTTTGATGATGAGCGGCATAAGACTGATGAAGATGAGAGGATAATAGATAGGTTGCTGATCCATTATAGCAAAAAGCCATCCATCCCTTTGCCTGAAAAATCAAGAAGAAAGTCTAAAACTCGCCATGGACATCAAATTGATAACTCTTCTGTGAAAAATGGAACCTTAGGAGGACCTGATGAGACACCAGGGATTGCGACTCATCCACCGAGATCAGCATCCCTTCCTCATGAAGAATCAGGAGCTATGGAAGTTAA